One segment of Triticum aestivum cultivar Chinese Spring chromosome 2A, IWGSC CS RefSeq v2.1, whole genome shotgun sequence DNA contains the following:
- the LOC123190939 gene encoding berberine bridge enzyme-like Cyn d 4, with the protein MLRGLALAFSVSFFSCHLTSVASLASPGGHGFLQCLREKIPSELVYTQSSSNFTDVLFSSIKNPKFFTTATARPPLCIVTPGDASHVQAAVLCGRRQGVRLRVRSGGHDYEGLSYRSTRPSEVFAVVDLGASLRAVRVDWLESTAWVDSGATIGELYYAIARNNSRVAFPAGECPTVGVGGHFSGGGIGMMTRKHGLAVDKIVDARLVNADGDLLDRAGMGEDLFWAIRGGGGGSFGIVLSWKVQLVQVPPTVTVFNIGKTVDQGALEILTRWQHVAPSLPSDLTIRVIVKQGQQALFQAVYLGACGALVATMDKQFPKLGMTSADCQQMTWLQSAATPFLSFASNGTLEEVLLDRTVWTSAFTKAKSDYVLRAIPKAVWKDIFSRWFAMDGAGDIILEPHGGFMDSVPAAATPYPHRNGVLYVIQYIASWQQQGDGGAAAKSWIDGLYDFMGQHVCKNPRRAYVNFRDLDIGQNDDDDGTFESGKVWGERYFVGNYRRLAAVKAAVDPTNYFRNQQSIPPLMETTTTQVI; encoded by the coding sequence ATGCTCAGAGGCTTAGCACTCGCGTTTTCCGTGAGCTTCTTCTCTTGCCACCTGACGTCTGTTGCTTCCCTAGCTTCCCCCGGTGGCCATGGCTTCCTCCAATGCCTACGGGAGAAGATACCCAGCGAGCTGGTGTACACGCAGAGCTCCAGCAACTTCACTGACGTGCTGTTCTCCTCCATCAAGAACCCCAAGTTCTTCACCACCGCCACGGCGAGGCCGCCGCTCTGCATCGTGACGCCCGGCGACGCCTCCCACGTCCAGGCCGCTGTGCTGTGCGGCCGCAGGCAGGGCGTGCGCCTCCGTGTGCGCAGCGGCGGGCACGACTACGAGGGCCTGTCGTACCGCTCGACGCGGCCGTCCGAGGTGTTCGCGGTGGTCGACCTCGGCGCCAGCCTCCGGGCCGTGCGCGTCGACTGGCTCGAGTCCACGGCCTGGGTCGACTCCGGCGCCACCATCGGGGAGCTGTACTACGCCATCGCGAGGAACAACTCCCGGGTCGCGTTCCCGGCCGGCGAGTGCCCGACCGTCGGCGTGGGCGGCCACTTCAGCGGCGGGGGCATCGGAATGATGACGCGCAAGCATGGCCTCGCCGTCGACAAGATCGTCGACGCCAGGCTGGTCAACGCCGACGGGGACCTCCTAGACAGGGCCGGCATGGGGGAGGACCTTTTCTGGGccatccgcggcggcggcggagggagcttcGGCATCGTGCTCTCGTGGAAGGTCCAGCTCGTGCAGGTCCCGCCGACGGTGACTGTGTTCAACATCGGGAAGACGGTCGACCAGGGCGCCCTGGAAATCCTCACCAGATGGCAGCACGTCGCACCGTCGCTCCCCAGCGACCTCACCATAAGGGTGATCGTAAAGCAAGGGCAGCAGGCTCTGTTCCAGGCCGTTTACCTCGGCGCGTGCGGCGCGCTGGTGGCGACGATGGACAAGCAGTTCCCGAAGCTGGGCATGACGAGCGCCGACTGCCAGCAGATGACCTGGCTGCAGTCCGCGGCCACGCCCTTCCTCAGCTTCGCCAGCAATGGCACGCTGGAGGAAGTGCTCCTGGACAGGACCGTCTGGACGAGCGCCTTCACCAAGGCCAAGTCCGACTACGTCCTGCGCGCCATCCCAAAGGCCGTGTGGAAGGACATCTTCTCCCGCTGGTTCGCCATGGACGGCGCGGGGGACATCATCCTGGAGCCCCACGGCGGGTTCATGGATAGCGTCCCTGCCGCCGCCACGCCATACCCGCACCGGAACGGCGTGCTGTACGTCATCCAGTACATCGCATCCTGGCAGCAGCAGGGTGACGGCGGCGCTGCGGCCAAGAGCTGGATCGACGGCTTATACGACTTCATGGGGCAGCACGTGTGCAAGAATCCGAGGCGGGCGTACGTGAACTTCCGCGACCTGGACATCGgccagaacgacgacgacgacggcaccTTCGAGAGCGGAAAGGTCTGGGGCGAGCGGTACTTCGTGGGCAACTACCGAAGGCTAGCGGCGGTGAAGGCCGCCGTAGATCCGACGAACTACTTCAGAAACCAGCAGAGCATCCCGCCGCTGATGGAGACGACGACGACGCAAGTGATCTAG